A window from Carassius auratus strain Wakin chromosome 48, ASM336829v1, whole genome shotgun sequence encodes these proteins:
- the LOC113065433 gene encoding serine/threonine-protein phosphatase 6 regulatory ankyrin repeat subunit C-like, which yields MVAADNGRSGAVALLLHRAKADLSLLDVNKNTALHLACSKANEMCAMLILKEIHNPILINATNSMLQMPLHIAARNGLATVVQALLNRGATVLAVDEEGHTPALACASNKAVADCLALILSTMKPSSSTPSSSSPSSPSFNLLKHCGITAACPPLPNGGLRHGYGKDRHGATIGLDGYLTE from the exons ATGGTGGCTGCCGACAATGGCCGAAGTGGTGCTGTGG CCCTGCTGCTGCACCGAGCCAAAGCCGACCTGTCCCTCCTGGATGTGAACAAGAACACTGCCCTGCACCTGGCCTGCAGCAAG GCTAATGAAATGTGTGCCATGCTGATCCTAAAGGAGATCCACAACCCTATCCTCATAAATGCAACCAACAGTATGCTTCAGAT GCCCCTCCACATTGCCGCCAGAAATGGTCTGGCCACCGTGGTTCAGGCCTTGCTGAACCGTGGAGCCACAGTGCTGGCAGTGGATGAGGAAG GTCATACGCCAGCCCTGGCTTGTGCGTCCAATAAAGCTGTTGCCGACTGCCTCGCTCTCATTCTGTCAACCATGAAGCCTTCCTCCTCCACGCCCTCTTCATCCTCGCCGTCTTCTCCCAGCTTCAACCTGCTCAAGCACTGTGGCATCACCGCCGCCTGTCCCCCCCTGCCCAATGGAGGCCTTCGCCATGGTTACGGCAAAGATCGCCATGGTGCTACTATCGGCTTGGATGGCTACTTGACCGAGTGA
- the LOC113065434 gene encoding E3 ubiquitin-protein ligase NRDP1-like yields the protein MGYDVTRFQGEVDEDLLCPICSGVLEEPVQAPHCEHAFCNACITQWFAQQQSCPVDRTVVTLAHLRPVPRIMRNMLSKLQISCDNAGFGCTATLRLDQLQSHLKGCEHNPKRPVTCEEGCGLEMPKDEMPNHNCIKHLRSVVQQQQTKIADLEKTAAEHKHQLAEQKRDIQLLKAYMRAIRSANPNLQNLEESIEYNEILEWVNSLQPARVTRWGGMISTPDAVLQAVIKRSLIDSGCPLSIVNDLIENAHERNWPQGLATLETRQMNRRYYENYVAKRIPGKQAVVVMACENQHMGEDMILEPGLVMIFAHGVEEIL from the exons ATGGGGTACGACGTCACCAGGTTCCAGGGAGAGGTGGACGAGGATCTGTTATGTCCCATCTGCAGCGGGGTGCTGGAGGAGCCAGTGCAG GCCCCGCATTGTGAGCATGCATTCTGTAACGCCTGCATCACACAGTGGTTTGCACAGCagcagagctgccctgtggaccGCACTGTGGTGACTCTTGCCCATCTTCGACCCGTTCCCCGCATCATGCGTAACATGCTTTCCAAGCTGCAGATCTCCTGTGATAACGCCGGCTTCGGATGCACGGCCACCCTTCGGCTCGACCAGCTGCAGTCACATCTGAAGGGCTGCGAGCACAACCCCAAACGACCCGTCACATGTGAAGAAGGCTGCGG GCTAGAAATGCCCAAAGATGAGATGCCCAATCACAACTGTATTAAGCACCTACGCAGTGTGGTGCAGCAACAGCAGACCAAGATTGCAGATCTAGAGAAGACTGCAGCTGAGCACAAGCACCAACTTGCAGAACAG AAACGTGACATCCAGCTCCTGAAAGCTTACATGCGAGCAATACGCAGCGCTAACCCTAACTTGCAGAACCTGGAGGAGAGCATAGAGTACAATGAGATCCTAGA GTGGGTGAACTCTCTCCAGCCCGCTCGCGTGACCCGCTGGGGAGGAATGATCTCCACACCCGACGCCGTCCTCCAGGCCGTCATCAAACGATCGCTCATAGACAGTGGATGCCCATTGTCAATCGTGAATGACCTCATCGAGAACGCCCACGAGCGCAACTGGCCCCAAGGCTTGGCCACGCTGGAGACACGGCAGATGAACCGCCGGTATTACGAAAACTATGTGGCCAAGCGCATTCCGGGGAAGCAGGCCGTGGTGGTGATGGCCTGTGAGAACCAGCACATGGGTGAAGATATGATTCTGGAGCCGGGGTTGGTTATGATCTTCGCTCATGGTGTTGAGGAGATCTTATAG